A window of the Streptomyces sp. NBC_00250 genome harbors these coding sequences:
- a CDS encoding PaaI family thioesterase, whose translation MGEQQHVKFPQEVLDEYAALGVDLPALFSAGHLGNRMGVQILEASAERVVGTMPVEGNTQPYGLLHGGASAVLAETLGSIGSMLHGGVSKIAVGVDLNCTHHRGVRSGLVTGVATPVHRGRSTATYEIVITDEQDKRVCTARLTCLLREVTAKDASNIPDTRNA comes from the coding sequence ATGGGTGAGCAGCAGCACGTGAAGTTCCCGCAGGAGGTCCTCGACGAGTACGCGGCGCTGGGTGTCGACCTCCCGGCGCTCTTCTCGGCCGGGCACCTGGGGAACCGGATGGGAGTCCAGATCCTCGAGGCCTCCGCCGAGCGGGTCGTCGGCACCATGCCGGTGGAGGGCAACACCCAGCCGTACGGTCTGCTGCACGGCGGCGCCTCGGCCGTGCTCGCGGAGACGCTGGGCTCGATCGGCTCGATGCTGCACGGCGGGGTGTCGAAGATCGCGGTGGGCGTCGACCTGAACTGCACCCATCACCGCGGGGTGCGCAGCGGTCTGGTGACCGGCGTGGCGACGCCGGTGCACCGCGGGCGGTCGACCGCCACGTACGAGATCGTGATCACCGACGAGCAGGACAAGCGGGTGTGCACGGCGCGGCTGACGTGTCTGCTGCGTGAGGTCACCGCGAAGGACGCGTCCAACATTCCGGACACCCGGAACGCCTGA
- a CDS encoding branched-chain amino acid ABC transporter permease, whose amino-acid sequence MNELPQQLVNGLLLGSMYGLVAVGYTMVYGIVQLINFAHGEIFMTGGFGALTVWLILPGGTTMWVALPLMIIGAILVATTIAVGAERLAYRPLRGGPRLAPLITAIGLSLALQQIVWAKYPEAKSARTFPQIPGGPIELGPVTIQTGDVFLLIAAPVCMAFLAFFVMRTRTGRGMQATAQDPDTAKLMGVNTDRIIMIAFALGAAMAAVGAVAYGLKYGVVDYKMGFLLGLKAFTAAVLGGIGNIYGAMIGGVVLGVAETLATAYISHVPGMQQLGGQSWADVWAFVLLIVVLLARPQGLLGERVADRA is encoded by the coding sequence GTGAACGAACTGCCGCAGCAGCTGGTCAACGGCCTGCTACTGGGATCCATGTACGGGCTCGTCGCCGTCGGCTACACGATGGTCTACGGCATCGTCCAGCTCATCAACTTCGCCCATGGCGAGATCTTCATGACCGGCGGCTTCGGGGCGCTCACGGTCTGGCTCATCCTGCCCGGCGGCACCACCATGTGGGTCGCACTGCCCCTCATGATCATCGGTGCCATTCTCGTCGCGACGACGATAGCCGTCGGCGCGGAACGGCTCGCGTACCGTCCGCTCCGCGGTGGCCCACGCCTCGCCCCGCTCATCACGGCCATCGGCCTCTCGCTGGCCCTCCAGCAGATCGTCTGGGCCAAGTACCCCGAGGCGAAGTCCGCCCGGACCTTCCCGCAGATCCCCGGCGGCCCGATCGAGCTCGGCCCGGTCACCATCCAGACCGGCGACGTCTTCCTCCTGATCGCCGCCCCCGTCTGCATGGCCTTCCTCGCCTTCTTCGTCATGCGCACCCGCACCGGGCGCGGCATGCAGGCCACGGCGCAGGACCCGGACACCGCGAAGCTCATGGGCGTCAACACCGACCGCATCATCATGATCGCGTTCGCCCTCGGCGCCGCGATGGCCGCCGTCGGCGCCGTCGCCTACGGCCTCAAGTACGGCGTCGTCGACTACAAGATGGGCTTCCTCCTCGGACTCAAGGCCTTCACGGCCGCGGTCCTCGGCGGCATCGGCAACATCTACGGAGCCATGATCGGCGGAGTCGTCCTCGGTGTCGCCGAGACCCTGGCGACGGCGTACATCAGCCACGTCCCCGGCATGCAGCAGCTCGGCGGCCAGTCCTGGGCCGACGTCTGGGCCTTCGTACTCCTCATCGTCGTACTCCTCGCCCGGCCACAAGGCCTCCTCGGCGAGCGCGTCGCGGACAGGGCGTGA
- a CDS encoding branched-chain amino acid ABC transporter substrate-binding protein, translated as MLILTTAVTAGALTLTACGSRDDKGGAAENGDGGNVTVTIGLDAPLTGELSALGLGIKNSADLAVKTANKKSYVKGVTFKLESLDDQAQPSSGQQNATKFVADKSVLGVVGPLNSGVAESMQKVFDDAKLVQVSPANTNPSLSQGINWSGGEKKRGYKSYFRTATTDAIQGPFAAQYVFKEAKKTKAFIIDDKKTYGAGLAGTFKGEFEKLGGKVVGTQHINPDTKDFSAVATQVKSSGADVVYYGGEYPAGGPLAKQIKAAGAKVTVVGGDAIFSPEYVKLASPAAADGDIATSVGAPIETLPSAKEFLANYKAENYKEAYEAYGGYAYDSTWAIIEAVKKATEGNGGKVPERAKVVEAMQGVSFEGVTGSVAFDEFGDTTNKQLTVYKVEGGAFKPVKSGTFGG; from the coding sequence ATGCTCATACTCACCACCGCGGTCACCGCGGGAGCACTCACCCTCACCGCCTGTGGTTCGCGCGACGACAAGGGTGGCGCCGCCGAGAACGGTGACGGCGGCAACGTCACCGTGACCATCGGTCTCGACGCGCCCCTCACGGGCGAGCTGTCGGCCCTCGGCCTCGGCATCAAGAACTCGGCCGACCTGGCGGTCAAGACGGCCAACAAGAAGTCCTACGTCAAGGGCGTCACCTTCAAGCTGGAGTCCCTGGACGACCAGGCGCAGCCCTCCTCCGGCCAGCAGAACGCCACCAAGTTCGTCGCCGACAAGTCCGTCCTCGGCGTCGTCGGCCCGCTGAACTCCGGCGTCGCCGAGTCCATGCAGAAGGTCTTCGACGACGCGAAGCTGGTGCAGGTCTCCCCGGCCAACACCAACCCGTCGCTGAGCCAGGGCATCAACTGGAGCGGCGGCGAGAAGAAGCGCGGCTACAAGTCGTACTTCCGCACCGCCACCACGGACGCCATCCAGGGCCCGTTCGCCGCCCAGTACGTCTTCAAGGAGGCCAAGAAGACCAAGGCCTTCATCATCGACGACAAGAAGACCTACGGCGCCGGCCTCGCGGGCACCTTCAAGGGCGAGTTCGAGAAGCTCGGCGGCAAGGTCGTCGGCACGCAGCACATCAACCCGGACACCAAGGACTTCAGCGCCGTCGCCACCCAGGTGAAGAGCTCCGGCGCCGACGTCGTCTACTACGGTGGCGAGTACCCGGCCGGCGGCCCGCTGGCCAAGCAGATCAAGGCGGCCGGCGCGAAGGTCACCGTCGTCGGCGGCGACGCGATCTTCAGCCCCGAGTACGTGAAGCTCGCCAGCCCGGCCGCGGCCGACGGCGACATCGCCACCTCGGTCGGCGCGCCGATCGAGACCCTCCCCTCCGCCAAGGAGTTCCTGGCCAACTACAAGGCCGAGAACTACAAGGAGGCCTACGAGGCCTACGGCGGCTACGCCTACGACTCGACCTGGGCGATCATCGAGGCCGTCAAGAAGGCCACCGAGGGCAACGGCGGCAAGGTCCCCGAGCGCGCCAAGGTCGTCGAGGCCATGCAGGGCGTCTCCTTCGAGGGCGTGACCGGTTCGGTCGCCTTCGACGAGTTCGGTGACACCACCAACAAGCAGCTGACGGTCTACAAGGTCGAGGGCGGCGCCTTCAAGCCGGTCAAGTCCGGCACCTTCGGCGGCTGA